In bacterium, the sequence TTCGGAAAAGGTGGATTTTGTGAGAATTTGTCCGTTGGCGGGAAACACGCCGGATAATTTAATGATATTCCAGGATTACGGTTTTCGAAACGCGCCAATTCACATGATGCATCCGGAACTTTCTTGGCTTTTGGATATTTCCAAAAACGAAGATGAGATTTTGCAATCAATGCGAAAAACCACGCGCAATCTCATTCGCCGGGCCGAACGCGAGAATATTGAGATTACGGAAGTTAAAAATATTGCGGGAATCGAAGAGTTTTACAAAATTCACGAACGAACTGTCGGCCGGCATGGATTTGTGCCGTTTTCCAGAGATTATTTAAAAAAAGAATTTGAGGCGTTTATGCCCGATAACGAGATATCCGTTTTTTTTGCCAGACATAATGGAAAAATCCTGTCATCGGCGATCATCGTATTTTGCGGCGGATCAGCTTTTTATCATCATGGCGCATCCGAGGCTTCTAAAATTCCCGCGTCATATTTATTGCTCTGGAAGATAATTTTGGAAGCAAAAAAACGCGGATGCCGAATATTCAATTTTTGGGGGATTGCGCCGGAGAATAAACCAAAACATCCCTGGGCGGGGCTGACCCTTTTTAAAACCGGCTTTGGCGGATACAAAGAAGAGTATTTGCATTGCCAGGACCTGCCGATCACGCTAAAATATTGGTTGAACTGGACAGTAGAATCAATAAGGCGATGGAAAAGAGGGTATTAGATAAAATTTCTAATTTCTAATTTCTAATTATTTTTTAAAAAAATGTTCAGAGGGCGATCATCCAGTCAAAATTATTATTCGAATCGCGGAAGCGAACCGCGGGGTCGGCGGGCGCTAAGCAATAAACTTCATGCTATAAAAAATTTTGTTATTAGAATGAGTGTTGTTTTTTTGATTGGCGGAATAATTTATGAA encodes:
- a CDS encoding peptidoglycan bridge formation glycyltransferase FemA/FemB family protein, whose protein sequence is MEIKEITDKIQWENFIYNPPAGGPNTFLQSWNWGEFNEKMGDPAGQANGARKIWRLGFFDGEELVGVVLVIKIIAKRVRFLFCPHLLLNKKYWNSLFDHLKNLAISEKVDFVRICPLAGNTPDNLMIFQDYGFRNAPIHMMHPELSWLLDISKNEDEILQSMRKTTRNLIRRAERENIEITEVKNIAGIEEFYKIHERTVGRHGFVPFSRDYLKKEFEAFMPDNEISVFFARHNGKILSSAIIVFCGGSAFYHHGASEASKIPASYLLLWKIILEAKKRGCRIFNFWGIAPENKPKHPWAGLTLFKTGFGGYKEEYLHCQDLPITLKYWLNWTVESIRRWKRGY